A genomic stretch from Aminobacter aminovorans includes:
- a CDS encoding Lrp/AsnC ligand binding domain-containing protein produces MTEDHLDRIDRNILFALSRDGRLSMAELATKVGLSKTPVQARVKRLEKDGFIKGYQAIIDSERMGEGHVAFVQVKLSDTRSAALDDFNRAVHAVREIEQCHMMAASFDYLLKVRTRDIAAYRRVLGERISALPHVAQTSTFVAMETVKDR; encoded by the coding sequence ATGACTGAAGACCATTTGGACCGCATTGACCGCAACATCCTGTTCGCCCTGTCGCGCGACGGCCGCCTGTCCATGGCCGAGCTTGCCACAAAAGTCGGGCTTTCCAAGACCCCGGTGCAGGCGCGGGTCAAGCGGCTGGAAAAGGATGGCTTCATCAAGGGCTATCAGGCGATCATCGACAGCGAACGCATGGGCGAAGGCCACGTCGCCTTCGTCCAGGTCAAGCTCTCCGACACACGCTCGGCGGCACTCGACGATTTCAACCGCGCCGTGCATGCCGTGCGCGAGATCGAGCAGTGCCACATGATGGCGGCGAGCTTCGACTATCTGCTCAAGGTCCGGACCCGCGACATAGCGGCCTACAGGCGCGTGCTCGGCGAGCGCATATCGGCCCTGCCCCATGTCGCCCAGACATCGACCTTCGTTGCCATGGAAACGGTCAAGGACCGCTGA
- a CDS encoding cytochrome-c peroxidase, translating into MARGLLTKLIAAATITAALSGCGEADFTDAEKRTIASMSLSALAPLAPDPTNSFADDPGAAALGATLFFDTGMSRDGNVACGTCHKIDRQFQDDLPRGVGVGETNRRTMPLAGVARDPFFFWDGRRDSLWSQALVPLENVLEHAGTRTAYAHYLKRRFGERYERIFRPLPDLSTLPASAGPFGTPAEKAAWAGMSDAQREGVDRIFSDIGKAIAAFERSLVHGRTRFDRFADAVAQGRAPSAEDTLSAEERQGLRLFIGKANCSTCHTGPRFTDNHFHNTAVPPVAGLPADRGRIAVVDEVLADPFNCLGKFRDGGEEACGELRFMQKRSPELLRAYKTPSLRNVAGRAPYMHAGQFATLEQVVINYANAPKSVEGESEIHSVALSEGERAALVAFLKTLGD; encoded by the coding sequence CGCGGCCTGCTCACCAAGCTGATTGCCGCTGCGACGATAACGGCAGCGCTGTCAGGCTGCGGCGAAGCCGATTTCACCGACGCCGAAAAGCGAACCATCGCATCGATGTCGCTGTCGGCACTTGCCCCCCTGGCGCCGGATCCGACCAACAGCTTCGCCGACGATCCCGGGGCTGCCGCGCTGGGTGCGACGCTGTTCTTCGACACCGGCATGAGCCGCGACGGCAATGTTGCCTGCGGAACCTGCCACAAGATCGACAGGCAGTTCCAGGACGACCTGCCGCGCGGTGTCGGCGTCGGCGAGACAAATCGAAGGACAATGCCGCTGGCCGGCGTGGCGCGCGATCCGTTCTTTTTCTGGGACGGCAGGCGCGACAGCCTGTGGTCACAGGCGCTGGTGCCGCTGGAAAATGTGCTCGAGCATGCCGGCACGCGCACCGCTTATGCGCATTATCTCAAGCGCCGCTTCGGCGAGCGCTATGAACGCATTTTCCGGCCGCTGCCCGACCTGTCGACCTTGCCGGCCAGTGCCGGGCCGTTCGGCACGCCGGCGGAGAAGGCCGCCTGGGCCGGGATGAGCGATGCGCAGCGCGAGGGCGTCGACCGCATCTTTTCCGACATCGGCAAGGCCATCGCTGCCTTCGAGCGCTCGCTGGTCCACGGCAGGACCCGCTTCGACCGCTTCGCCGATGCCGTGGCGCAGGGACGGGCGCCGTCAGCCGAAGACACTCTGTCGGCCGAGGAACGGCAAGGCCTCCGGCTTTTCATCGGCAAGGCCAATTGCTCGACCTGCCATACCGGGCCACGTTTCACCGACAATCACTTCCACAACACCGCTGTGCCGCCGGTCGCCGGATTGCCGGCCGATCGTGGACGCATCGCGGTTGTCGACGAGGTTCTGGCCGATCCGTTCAATTGCCTGGGAAAATTCCGCGATGGCGGCGAGGAGGCCTGCGGTGAGCTGCGCTTCATGCAGAAGCGTTCGCCCGAGCTCCTCCGCGCCTACAAGACCCCGTCGCTGCGCAATGTCGCCGGGCGTGCGCCCTACATGCATGCCGGGCAGTTCGCCACTTTGGAGCAGGTCGTGATCAACTATGCGAACGCGCCGAAATCCGTCGAAGGCGAGAGCGAGATACATTCCGTGGCGCTCTCCGAAGGTGAGCGGGCGGCACTGGTGGCGTTCCTGAAGACGCTCGGCGACTAG